The sequence CCGCGTGGGACGAAGTCGACTTCGTCTGGCAGGTCAGCGGCGAGGAGGACATCGTGGTGGTCGTGGACGCCGCCGACACCCAGCGGGTCAACGACCTCATCACGAAGGCCAGAGAGCAAGACGAGGTCGTGAGCACCAAGACCCGGCTCATCCTCGACGAGACGCTCGGGTGACACCCTCGCCGGGACCGGCGCAGACCGCAGGATAAATTATCCGGGTTCGCCTTGAATCGGTATGGCCGATACACCCAGCGCGGGCCCGGACCGCGAGGACGAGACCGCAGAGAACGCCAGCCAGGACGTGATCGCGGTCGATGCCGACGACACCCCACAGGGGACGGTCAACCGTCTCGACGCCCACACGGGCGAGGGCGTCCGCCATCGCGCCTTTACCTGCATGCTCTTCGACGAAGAGGGACGAGTGTTGCTCGCCCAGCGGGCCCCCCGGAAACGGCTCTGGGACACCTACTGGGACGGCACCGTCGCCTCCCACCCGGTGGAAGGACAGACCCAGGTCGAGGCCACCGAGGAACGCCTGGAGGAGGAACTCGGACTCACCCCGGACCAGTACGACGACCTGGCGGTGACCGACCGCTTCGAGTACAAGCGCTACTACCTCGACGAGGGACTCGAATGGGAGGTCTGTTCGGTACTGACCGCGACCGTCACCGACATGGACTTCGAACCGGACGAGGCCGAGGTCGGCGGCCTGCTCTGGGTCGACTACGAAGACCTCTACGAGAACGCTCGCTACTACCGGCAACTCCGTCTCTGCCCGTGGTTCGAGATCGCGATGCGCCGCGACCTCGATCCCTCGGTCGACACGACCGATCTCTGAACGCTCGGTGATCCCGGCCCGAGCGTGAGGACTTTTCTTCCAGGCCGCCGAAACGTCGATCGTGCTCGTCCTGACTGCCGACGCCTACGAAGACGTCCTCGACCATGCCCAGGAGGACGTGCCCCGGGAGGCCTGTGGTATCCTCGCCGGTCGGAAGCTGGACGACCGGTGGGTGGTCCAGCGAGCCCTTCGCCTGGAGAACGTCGCCGCCGCGCCACGGATCACCTACGAGATGGACCCCGAAGAACAGTTCGCGGTGATGGAGACCATCGAGGAACATGGCCAGTCGGTCGTGGGGTTCTATCACTCCCATCCGGCCGGTCCAGAGCGCCCGAGCGAGACCGACCACGAGCGTGCCACGTGGCAGGATCACTACTACCTGATCGTTTCGCTCGCCCGCCGGCCGCCGGTAATGGACGCGTGGCGGTGGACCGGGAGCGAATTCGAACTCGCTGCCCTGTCGGTCAGGTCGGCGGACGGGACCTGACGATCAGACAGCGTCCCGGTGGCGCAGCGCCGTCCAGACGCCGATGGCCCCGAACAGCAGTGCCGGCAGCATGGCGAGAGCGACGTAGACGCCGTATCCAGCCTGAAGACCGATGGTCAGATACCACACCGCCGCCGGGACGACGACCAGCGTCAGGGCGATGAGCCCGACCAGCAGCCAGCCCCGTGACCCCGAGAGGTCCGTCGAATCCGCCATCAGTACTCCCCGTCCGGGACGACGACCACCTTGCCGAAGCCCTCGCGGTTCTCGATCATGTCGTGGGCGGTTGCCGTCTCGCTCATCGGAAGGACGTCGCGGACCCGGACGTCGAAGGTGCCGTCCCAGACGAGTGAGAGCACGTCGTCGACCTCCCCGGGCGTCCCCATGGTCGACCCGATGACCGACAACTGATTCCAGAAGATGCGGCGGATGTCGGTCTCCGGGTTCGGGCCGGTCGTCGCGCCGCAGGTGACCAGTCGGCCACCCTTCGCCAGCGACCGGAGCGAGTCCTGCCAGGTCGCCGCGCCGATGTGATCGACCACCACGTCCACGCCCCGCTTCCCGGTCAGTTCGCGAACGGCGCTCGCGAAGTTCTCCGATTCGTAGTCGATAGCGTGGTCGGCACCGATCTCCGCGGCGTAGGCGAGTTTCTCCTCGCTGCTCGCCGTGGCGATCACCTCGGCTCCGGCGTAGTCGGCGATCTGGACCGCGGCGTGGCCGACCCCGCCGCTCGCGCCCAGGACGAGGACCGTTTCCCCCGGCGAGAGATCCGCCCGCGTGACGAGCATCCGCCAGGCCGTCTGGAAGACGAGCGGGGCGGCCGCAGCGGTCTCCCAGTCGACGTGGTCGGGGACGAGGACCAGATTGTCCTCGGGGATCGACGCGAGTTCGCTGTGGACGCCCGAAACGTGTTCGCCGATGATGTGGTAGTTCGTACACATCGATTCCTCGCCGTCGCGACAGAACTCGCACTCGCCACACGAGACGCCAGCGCTGAGCGCGACGTGATCGCCCGGTTCGAACCGGGAGACGCCGTCGCCGACCTCGAGGACGACGCCCGCCCCGTCGCTCCCCGGAACGTGGGGCATCTCGAGGTCGAGGCCCGGGAGCCCCCGGCGCGTCCAGATATCGAGATGGTTCAGTGCCCCCGCCTCGATGTCCACCAGGACGTCGTTTCGCCCGACAGCCGGGTCGGGCGCCTCCTCGTACGCGATGACGTCGGTCTCACCGTGTCCGTGGAACTGGACTGCCTTCATGTCCCAGTCCTTGCGGGTCGAGACCTTTACTGTATGGCCGACGGTGTTCGTCCGCGGCCCCGGGCGACCGTCCCGCGGACGAACCCGACGGCGTCGAAGGTTTAGGTAGTCCGCGGGCAAAGGGACGCCATGGTCGATTACCAGTCGCGGGACACCAGGATCGACGGCGATGGCGAGGCGGCGAGCGACGAGCAATCACCCGACCAGGACGACGGAGGCGAGTCGGACCACGACGCGGGCGAACGAGCCCAGCAGCCCGAATCACACGAGGAACGTGCCCACGACCACGGAACCAGCGACGAACGGGCACACGACCATGGAGCTCACGAAGAACACGGGCACGAACATCACGCCCACGACAAGACTGAACTCGGCGTCGGCGTCGTGACCATCACCAGCACACGGTCACTCGACGACGACCCCAGCGGTGACGCCATCGAGGAGATCCTCGAATCCCCGGGCAACACGATCGTCACCCGTGAACTCGTCCGCGACTCCCGGGACGTCATCCAGTCAACCGTGGACAACCTGGTCCAGCGAGATGACGTGGACCTCGTCGTGACGACGGGCGGAACGGGTGTCTCACCCGACGACGTCACCGTCGAGGCGGTTCGCCCACTCTTCGAGAAGGACCTGCCGGGCTTCGGCGAGGTGTTCCGGGCGGAGTCCTACGACGAAATCGGGACGAAGGTCGTCGGGACGCGGGCCACCGCCGGCATCGCGAACGGCGTCCCGGTGTTCGTCCTCCCCGGAAGCAAGAACGCAGTCACCCTCGCGACGGCCGAGATCATCCTGCCCGAAGCGGGGCACCTGGCTGGTCTGGCGACTCGCGACCGGAACGAAGACGAGGAGTGATCTCGTCGCGGTACGGCATCGGCAGGCATATACGTCGAAGCGCGCTACTGCAAAGCGGAGTTACAATGGCAACAGGTACGGTCTCGTTCTTCCATGATCGGAAGGGCTACGGTTTCATCGAAACGGACGATTCTGACGACGACGTGTTCTTCCACATGGAGGATGTCGGCGGCCCGGACCTCGAAGAGGGTCAGGAAGTCGAATTCGACATCGGCCAGGGCGACAAGGGCCCGCGCGCCGAGAATCTCGAACGTCTGTAACCAGGCGCTATCGTCAGCGAACAACCGGTCTGGTGCGTTCGGCCCACCGCCAAACCGCAACTATCGGGCCGTCATCTTTCACACCGAGGAGCGACGGCCGTCTCCGCCGGCGGGTTCGAATTTATCAGTGATACCAGCCAACAATGACACGATGGCCCGGCCAGGAGAACACGCCGAGGAGGCGCGCGAGCGAGCGGACGACGCCCTCACGGCCGCCCTGGCCAATCGGACGACCGAACCCGAGTGCGAGGCGTGTTCCAGCCCCGCCGACTTCTTTCTCTACGAACCGGAGCGCGTGGCTACCTTCGTCTGCTGGGAGCACGTCAGCCCGGTCGCTGCCGTCGTCGATGCGGACCGGCCGACCGACAGACCGCTCGCCGTCCCCCTCTCGGAGGAGTTCAGTTGAGATGAGCGAAGACAAACAGACCCTCCGCGAGCGGGTCTGGGACGCCCTCGAGGCCGAGAGAGTGGCGCGCTTTCCGTTCCCGCCCCACGACCGCATCCCCAACTTCGCGGGGGCCGAGGAGGCGGCAGCCCGGCTGTTCGACCGATCCGAGTGGCGGGCCGCCGGGACCGTGAAGTCCAATCCCGACGCGCCCCAGCTTCCGGTCAGGCGCGGAGCACTACGAGCAGGCAAGCGGGTGTCCATGGCTGTACCGCGACTCCGTGACGAACGATGTTTCCTGACACTCGATCCGGCCACCATCGACGACACCGAGGCCGCCGCGACCATCTCCCACGTCGACGAGTACGCCACCCGGGTCGGTCCCGACGGGATGGGGCCGGTCGACCTCATCGTCGCCGGCAGCGTCGCGGTCACGCCAGCGGGCGACCGAATTGGCAAAGGCGAGGGCTACAGCGACCTGGAGTTCGCCATCCTTCGCGAGGCCGAACTGGTGGGTCCGGAGACGACCATCGTCACGACCGTCCACGAGATGCAGGTGCTCGACCGAACGGTCGAGACCGAACCTCACGACGTCCCGATCGACCTGATCGTGACGCCAGAGCGAACCATCGAGACCGACCGCCGGGACGATCGACCGGCGGGTATCGAGTGGGAACGCCTGGACGAGGCGACCATCGAGGCCATTCCGATCCTCCAGCGACTCCGTCCCTCGCGGCGCGGGCGCGGTTAGCCCGGCGACGGAGCGAACGTCGCGGTGAGGACCGCCCGCTGGTCTGTCTCGTTCCGCGCGCCGTGGACTGCGCCTGGCTCGTGGACCACGACCCCAGGAGCGGTCACCCGTTCTTCGACGTCGTCTTGCACCACGACGACCTCGCCCTCGACGACGTGGAAGACGTTCGTGGAGCCCTCGTGAGCGTGGGGTTCCAGTGTCGCGTTCGGCCCGAACGCGAAGACCTTCACGAGGACGTCCTCGAAGTACGCGAGTTCTTCGTCGATGACGGTTCCCTCGTCGGGATCGAGATCCGGGAGACGGTCGAGTGCCATATCCGGTCTACGTCGGCCCGGAGGAAAACGATTGGCACCCCGGCGTTACGCGCTGATCGAGGCGACGAGTTCCTCGGCGACGACGTCGGGCGAGAGCAGGTCCGGGTCGACGGCGAGGTCGAGTTGTCCGGTGACGAACTCGGGGACGGAGTCGGTGGTGTAGAAGACGATACGGATCGATGGGTGACGGTCCTTGGCGACGGGGACGGCGGTCGCCTCCGCGGCGTCGGTGATGACGAGGAGGTCGGCGTCCGCGAGGCCCGCGTCGTCGAGTGACTCGCCGGTCGCGAGGCCCTCGACGCGGGTGGTTTCGACGTCGTGGTCCGCGAGCGCCGCTTCGATGCCGCGGTCCGGGCCGACGATGACTGCCTGCATGGTCGTCTCTCGGTGGGGAGTAGGTATGAATTTGGTGTATGCGAGGTTCGAGCGATAGCGAGAACCTCGATATGGCGAACGCGGAGCGA is a genomic window of Halanaeroarchaeum sp. HSR-CO containing:
- a CDS encoding zinc-binding dehydrogenase, giving the protein MKAVQFHGHGETDVIAYEEAPDPAVGRNDVLVDIEAGALNHLDIWTRRGLPGLDLEMPHVPGSDGAGVVLEVGDGVSRFEPGDHVALSAGVSCGECEFCRDGEESMCTNYHIIGEHVSGVHSELASIPEDNLVLVPDHVDWETAAAAPLVFQTAWRMLVTRADLSPGETVLVLGASGGVGHAAVQIADYAGAEVIATASSEEKLAYAAEIGADHAIDYESENFASAVRELTGKRGVDVVVDHIGAATWQDSLRSLAKGGRLVTCGATTGPNPETDIRRIFWNQLSVIGSTMGTPGEVDDVLSLVWDGTFDVRVRDVLPMSETATAHDMIENREGFGKVVVVPDGEY
- a CDS encoding desampylase; this translates as MLVLTADAYEDVLDHAQEDVPREACGILAGRKLDDRWVVQRALRLENVAAAPRITYEMDPEEQFAVMETIEEHGQSVVGFYHSHPAGPERPSETDHERATWQDHYYLIVSLARRPPVMDAWRWTGSEFELAALSVRSADGT
- a CDS encoding cupin domain-containing protein, producing the protein MALDRLPDLDPDEGTVIDEELAYFEDVLVKVFAFGPNATLEPHAHEGSTNVFHVVEGEVVVVQDDVEERVTAPGVVVHEPGAVHGARNETDQRAVLTATFAPSPG
- the idi gene encoding isopentenyl-diphosphate Delta-isomerase, giving the protein MADTPSAGPDREDETAENASQDVIAVDADDTPQGTVNRLDAHTGEGVRHRAFTCMLFDEEGRVLLAQRAPRKRLWDTYWDGTVASHPVEGQTQVEATEERLEEELGLTPDQYDDLAVTDRFEYKRYYLDEGLEWEVCSVLTATVTDMDFEPDEAEVGGLLWVDYEDLYENARYYRQLRLCPWFEIAMRRDLDPSVDTTDL
- a CDS encoding 5-formyltetrahydrofolate cyclo-ligase, whose amino-acid sequence is MSEDKQTLRERVWDALEAERVARFPFPPHDRIPNFAGAEEAAARLFDRSEWRAAGTVKSNPDAPQLPVRRGALRAGKRVSMAVPRLRDERCFLTLDPATIDDTEAAATISHVDEYATRVGPDGMGPVDLIVAGSVAVTPAGDRIGKGEGYSDLEFAILREAELVGPETTIVTTVHEMQVLDRTVETEPHDVPIDLIVTPERTIETDRRDDRPAGIEWERLDEATIEAIPILQRLRPSRRGRG
- a CDS encoding molybdenum cofactor biosynthesis protein B gives rise to the protein MVDYQSRDTRIDGDGEAASDEQSPDQDDGGESDHDAGERAQQPESHEERAHDHGTSDERAHDHGAHEEHGHEHHAHDKTELGVGVVTITSTRSLDDDPSGDAIEEILESPGNTIVTRELVRDSRDVIQSTVDNLVQRDDVDLVVTTGGTGVSPDDVTVEAVRPLFEKDLPGFGEVFRAESYDEIGTKVVGTRATAGIANGVPVFVLPGSKNAVTLATAEIILPEAGHLAGLATRDRNEDEE
- a CDS encoding cold-shock protein, with protein sequence MATGTVSFFHDRKGYGFIETDDSDDDVFFHMEDVGGPDLEEGQEVEFDIGQGDKGPRAENLERL
- a CDS encoding CTP synthetase, whose amino-acid sequence is MQAVIVGPDRGIEAALADHDVETTRVEGLATGESLDDAGLADADLLVITDAAEATAVPVAKDRHPSIRIVFYTTDSVPEFVTGQLDLAVDPDLLSPDVVAEELVASISA